The following proteins are co-located in the Flammeovirga kamogawensis genome:
- the hisS gene encoding histidine--tRNA ligase — MAKQKPSVPKGTRDFGPEQMAKRTYILDTIKSVYKKYGFQNLETPTMENLSVLTGKYGDEGDQLLFKVVNSGDYLKKVTAKDLEEGAKHMLPKISEKGLRYDLTVPFARYVVMNQGTLSFPFKRYQVQPVWRADRPQRGRYREFYQCDADVVGTDSLLCEAEILAMMGEALTDLKITDHTIKLNNRKVLTGIAEAIGENGKESELCVAIDKLDKIGVEKVNEELTQQRGFSQEAVEKLSPIFSISGSTEDRIAAMKNMLATSEVGLKGLSELEEVFAFTSKMGVATDKVEFDVTLARGLSYYTGAIFEVKVNNANMGSISGGGRYDNLTGVFGLEGMSGVGFSFGVDRIYDVLEELDLYPKSAMETTKVMLTNFDEAGRDYSLPLLQKLRTAGVSAELYPDTAKMKKQMNFANKKGIAYVVLAWEDEIAQGKYSLKNMLTGEQQLLSADEIVELLK, encoded by the coding sequence ATGGCAAAGCAAAAACCTAGTGTTCCAAAAGGTACCCGAGATTTCGGACCGGAACAAATGGCAAAAAGAACATATATTCTTGATACAATTAAATCTGTTTATAAAAAATACGGTTTTCAGAATCTAGAAACTCCTACAATGGAGAATCTATCTGTACTTACAGGAAAGTATGGTGATGAAGGAGATCAGTTGTTATTTAAAGTTGTAAACTCTGGTGATTACCTTAAAAAAGTAACCGCAAAGGACTTAGAGGAAGGAGCAAAGCATATGCTTCCAAAAATTTCTGAAAAGGGTTTACGTTATGATTTAACTGTACCTTTTGCAAGATATGTTGTAATGAACCAAGGGACTTTAAGTTTTCCATTTAAGAGATATCAAGTTCAACCTGTTTGGAGAGCAGATAGACCACAAAGAGGACGTTACAGAGAGTTTTATCAATGTGATGCAGATGTTGTTGGAACTGACTCTTTACTTTGTGAGGCAGAAATCCTTGCAATGATGGGAGAAGCTCTTACTGATTTAAAGATTACAGATCACACTATTAAATTAAATAATAGAAAGGTACTTACAGGTATTGCTGAGGCTATTGGCGAAAATGGTAAGGAGTCTGAATTGTGCGTTGCCATTGATAAATTAGATAAAATTGGAGTTGAAAAGGTAAATGAAGAACTTACTCAACAAAGAGGTTTCTCTCAAGAAGCTGTTGAAAAGTTATCTCCAATATTTTCAATTTCCGGTTCTACAGAAGATAGAATTGCTGCAATGAAAAATATGCTAGCTACTTCTGAAGTTGGCTTGAAAGGACTTTCTGAATTAGAAGAAGTTTTTGCATTTACTTCTAAGATGGGAGTTGCAACTGATAAAGTCGAATTTGATGTTACTCTTGCTAGAGGGCTATCTTATTACACAGGGGCAATTTTTGAAGTGAAAGTAAATAATGCAAATATGGGGAGTATCAGTGGCGGTGGACGTTACGATAACTTAACTGGTGTATTTGGATTAGAAGGCATGTCAGGTGTTGGTTTCTCTTTTGGAGTAGATCGTATTTACGATGTATTGGAAGAATTGGATTTATATCCAAAATCTGCTATGGAAACGACTAAAGTTATGTTGACTAATTTTGATGAAGCTGGACGTGATTATTCATTACCTTTATTGCAAAAATTAAGAACGGCTGGGGTAAGTGCAGAATTATATCCTGATACTGCCAAAATGAAAAAGCAAATGAATTTTGCTAATAAGAAAGGTATTGCATATGTAGTTTTAGCTTGGGAAGATGAAATTGCTCAAGGTAAATATTCATTAAAAAATATGTTGACAGGTGAGCAGCAATTATTATCGGCAGATGAAATTGTTGAATTGTTAAAATAA
- a CDS encoding DUF58 domain-containing protein encodes MMQEISFDTIRQYGNIELLAKQMVEGFITGLHKSPYHGFSVEFAEHNLYNPGESTRHIDWKVYARTDKLFTKRYEEETNLRAMIVLDRSLSMYYPDKTYDKMAFSTMAAASIAYMLQKQRDAVGLCTFSDDLEEMTQVKSTRTHLHQIFVKLQQMLEKAPPQGETHIAKVLHQVAETIHKRSLVIIFSDMMGQMGNRDEMFAALQHLKHNNHEVLLFHVADHSTELQLDFPERPFVFVDVETGQKEKLRPSQVKDQYEKTIQDLYHDLNVKCGQYKIDYVEVDSKKDIDQIILPYLIKRQRMR; translated from the coding sequence ATGATGCAAGAAATCTCTTTTGATACAATACGCCAATATGGAAATATAGAATTACTCGCCAAGCAAATGGTAGAGGGTTTTATTACGGGTTTGCATAAATCTCCATATCATGGCTTTTCTGTAGAATTCGCTGAACATAATTTATATAACCCTGGTGAAAGTACTCGACATATTGATTGGAAGGTATATGCTAGAACAGATAAGTTATTTACAAAGCGTTATGAAGAAGAGACAAATTTAAGAGCAATGATTGTTCTAGATCGCTCTTTATCTATGTATTATCCTGATAAGACATACGATAAGATGGCTTTTAGTACAATGGCTGCAGCATCAATTGCTTACATGCTCCAAAAACAAAGAGATGCAGTTGGTTTGTGTACTTTTTCTGATGATTTAGAAGAAATGACACAAGTGAAATCAACGAGAACTCATTTGCATCAAATTTTTGTGAAGTTGCAACAAATGTTGGAAAAAGCTCCACCGCAAGGAGAGACACATATCGCTAAAGTATTACATCAAGTAGCGGAAACTATCCATAAACGCTCACTTGTTATCATCTTTAGCGATATGATGGGGCAGATGGGTAATAGAGATGAAATGTTTGCTGCTTTACAACACCTTAAACATAATAATCATGAGGTGTTATTATTTCATGTTGCAGATCATAGTACAGAATTGCAATTAGATTTCCCTGAGCGTCCTTTTGTATTTGTTGATGTTGAAACAGGACAGAAAGAAAAACTTAGACCTTCTCAGGTAAAAGATCAATATGAAAAAACAATTCAGGACTTATACCACGACTTGAATGTAAAATGTGGTCAGTATAAAATTGATTATGTTGAAGTAGATAGTAAAAAAGATATTGATCAGATAATTCTACCTTATTTAATTAAACGCCAAAGAATGCGTTAA
- a CDS encoding septal ring lytic transglycosylase RlpA family protein, with the protein MKFLLVVLLSVAFFTTSFAQTKVGDTKKGQSSYYADKFHGRKTANGERFNMYAFTCAHRKLPFDTYLKVTNLKNKKWIVVRVNDRGPFKSQRILDLSKGAAVKIDMINDGIADVEIEILYTNGQGTKVKEGTFGGPNQKITTADVKKPKKTTTKSSKPKKSSGSYGAPGTYSIWGTSKTIKNGYGIQMASYKDVKTAVDAGKLANKKGLTEIYIQAGYSKNKKIYRLLYGDFSEENAKKNVQKVKSKGYKGAFVKKHL; encoded by the coding sequence ATGAAATTTTTATTAGTAGTCCTTCTATCAGTAGCCTTTTTTACAACGTCATTTGCACAAACAAAAGTGGGTGATACTAAAAAAGGACAATCTTCTTATTATGCAGATAAGTTTCATGGTAGAAAAACTGCAAACGGAGAGCGATTTAACATGTATGCATTTACATGTGCGCATAGAAAATTACCATTTGATACTTATTTAAAAGTAACAAACCTTAAAAACAAAAAATGGATTGTTGTTAGAGTAAATGATAGAGGACCTTTTAAGTCTCAAAGAATATTAGATTTATCTAAAGGTGCTGCCGTTAAGATTGACATGATCAATGATGGTATTGCTGATGTTGAGATAGAGATTCTGTATACAAATGGACAAGGTACCAAAGTTAAAGAAGGAACTTTTGGTGGTCCAAATCAAAAAATTACAACAGCTGATGTAAAGAAGCCCAAAAAGACAACTACAAAATCATCTAAACCTAAAAAGTCGTCTGGTTCTTATGGTGCACCAGGAACATATAGTATTTGGGGTACTTCTAAAACTATAAAAAATGGGTACGGTATTCAAATGGCTTCTTATAAAGATGTAAAAACGGCTGTTGATGCAGGAAAGCTTGCCAATAAAAAGGGGTTAACAGAAATCTACATTCAGGCAGGGTATTCTAAGAATAAAAAGATCTATAGATTACTTTATGGTGATTTTTCTGAAGAAAATGCGAAAAAAAACGTACAAAAAGTAAAATCTAAGGGCTATAAAGGTGCCTTTGTCAAAAAGCATTTATAA
- a CDS encoding DUF3276 family protein: MEERREEIFSRKVRAGKRTYFFDVKATRSNDYYLTITESKKRFKDDQPVFEKHKIFLYKEDFEKFVDALGDCVDKVKNDLLPEQQQEEDNYEEKFDDAYKSEPFDNDLSY, encoded by the coding sequence GTGGAAGAGAGAAGAGAAGAAATCTTTTCGAGGAAAGTACGCGCTGGAAAACGTACGTATTTTTTTGATGTTAAGGCAACACGTTCAAACGACTATTACCTTACCATAACGGAAAGTAAAAAGCGCTTTAAAGATGACCAACCAGTATTCGAGAAACACAAGATCTTTTTATACAAAGAAGATTTTGAGAAATTTGTTGATGCTTTAGGAGATTGTGTTGACAAAGTCAAGAATGATCTTTTACCAGAACAACAACAAGAAGAAGACAATTACGAAGAGAAATTTGATGATGCATACAAAAGTGAACCGTTTGACAACGATTTGTCTTACTAA
- a CDS encoding acyl-CoA reductase, translating into MTLQDRIDAFVALGDKLRTLDEETASMLSRRANDGNGWFDNNTVSNAITGISKMLERDVLNEWVVKYPSDNMATPKRVLIVMAGNIPAVGFHDALCTLITGNILMAKLSSSDTFLMTILFTWLKEIEPRFNDKIVILDAPIKEIDKVIATGSDNSSRYFVKYFNKYPNIIRQNRSSVAVIRGDESKETLAKLANDIFLYYGLGCRNISKIYTPKDYDHTLLMAALEDAAKETIINHKYANNYDYNKSIYLINKIEHLDNGGLILTESAEMVSPISVLYYETYENGQDLKVKIDQNKDKIQCIVTDGRWLADSEDFGLAQFPAVDTYADDVDTMEFLSPILA; encoded by the coding sequence ATGACGTTGCAAGATAGAATTGATGCTTTCGTAGCATTAGGTGATAAACTAAGAACTTTAGATGAAGAAACTGCATCAATGCTTTCAAGAAGAGCAAATGATGGAAACGGTTGGTTCGATAATAATACTGTAAGTAATGCTATAACTGGCATTTCTAAAATGTTAGAACGTGATGTTCTTAATGAATGGGTTGTTAAATACCCTTCTGATAATATGGCTACTCCAAAAAGAGTGCTTATTGTTATGGCTGGAAACATACCTGCAGTAGGATTTCATGATGCATTATGCACTTTAATTACTGGTAATATATTAATGGCCAAGTTAAGTTCATCAGATACTTTTTTGATGACTATTCTTTTTACTTGGTTAAAAGAAATTGAACCAAGGTTTAATGACAAAATAGTTATTCTTGATGCACCTATTAAAGAAATAGATAAAGTTATAGCTACTGGTTCTGACAATAGCTCTCGTTATTTTGTAAAGTATTTCAATAAATACCCTAATATCATTCGTCAAAACAGGTCATCTGTTGCAGTTATACGTGGTGATGAGAGTAAAGAAACACTTGCAAAATTAGCTAATGACATCTTCCTATATTACGGTTTAGGCTGTAGGAATATTTCAAAAATATATACTCCTAAAGATTATGACCATACTTTATTGATGGCTGCTTTGGAAGATGCTGCAAAAGAAACGATCATCAATCATAAATATGCAAACAATTACGATTACAATAAGTCTATTTATTTAATCAATAAAATTGAGCATTTAGATAATGGCGGACTGATTTTAACAGAGTCTGCAGAGATGGTATCTCCTATTTCTGTCCTTTATTATGAAACCTATGAAAATGGGCAAGATCTAAAAGTTAAGATTGATCAAAATAAAGATAAAATACAGTGTATTGTTACAGATGGAAGATGGTTAGCAGATTCTGAAGATTTTGGTTTAGCACAATTTCCTGCTGTAGACACTTATGCTGATGATGTTGACACAATGGAATTCCTATCTCCTATTTTAGCATAA
- a CDS encoding DUF4159 domain-containing protein: MKKILFVLFISFLSLNVFAQNQRGYSLKIAKVKYSGGGDWYANKTALPNLADYCNDYLGTSIDVDDEIVEIGSPELFNYAYVYLTGHGNVVFSDSDAENLRNYLSGGGFLHIDDNYGLDKFIRLEMKKVFPELDFVEIPFDHPIYHQVFDFPNGLPKIHEHDGKPAQGFGLVYDGRLICFYSFESDLGNGWEDPSIHRDPEEVRSKALQMGTNIISFALTDF; the protein is encoded by the coding sequence ATGAAGAAAATCTTATTTGTTCTTTTTATATCATTCTTATCACTCAATGTTTTTGCTCAAAATCAAAGAGGTTATTCTCTTAAAATTGCAAAAGTAAAATATAGTGGTGGTGGCGATTGGTATGCTAACAAAACAGCATTACCCAATTTAGCAGATTATTGTAATGATTATTTAGGTACTAGTATAGATGTAGATGATGAAATTGTTGAAATTGGAAGTCCTGAGCTTTTCAATTATGCATATGTATATTTAACTGGTCATGGTAATGTAGTTTTTTCTGATAGTGATGCCGAAAACTTACGAAATTACCTTTCTGGTGGTGGCTTTCTTCATATTGATGACAATTATGGGCTTGATAAATTTATTCGCCTTGAAATGAAAAAGGTATTCCCAGAGTTAGACTTTGTTGAAATACCTTTTGATCACCCTATCTATCATCAAGTATTTGATTTCCCAAATGGGCTTCCAAAAATTCATGAACATGATGGTAAACCAGCCCAAGGATTTGGATTAGTATATGATGGTAGACTAATCTGCTTTTATAGTTTTGAATCTGACCTTGGCAATGGATGGGAAGATCCTAGTATTCATAGAGACCCTGAAGAAGTAAGAAGTAAGGCTCTCCAAATGGGAACTAACATTATTTCTTTCGCATTAACTGACTTTTAA
- a CDS encoding glycosyltransferase gives MDKKPTRITTSRLFLSLINEIKPDILIVHTIELLPALLYYKFYNRKVKIVYDMLENYPFNFRYQQFRSPLKSKILSTLSNLIEKVSYPFLSYIFLAEKTYLKEKKLPLSKSVILENKYSPIHHFTKKKKEEFNTISFVFCGSLTKIFGVVEVIKWFSGLSSCNSILNYKLTIIGKAYESDVIQALDKFAQNNKLVQCIGVKEFVPHEDIIREMFSCDFVLLPYPENQCTTNCIPTKLYECLALGVPMITQENLLWKKVCKESNGSLFIDFKQPIEIKSFEQKIKSFTPYPNGIDQKAFWYSEEKKLLNIIETL, from the coding sequence ATGGATAAAAAGCCTACTCGAATAACTACGAGTAGGCTTTTTCTATCATTAATAAATGAGATTAAACCAGACATTCTCATTGTACATACAATTGAACTCTTACCTGCCTTACTATATTATAAATTTTATAATAGAAAGGTGAAAATTGTATACGATATGCTTGAAAATTACCCTTTCAATTTTCGGTATCAACAATTTAGATCACCACTAAAATCTAAAATCCTTTCTACTTTAAGTAATCTGATTGAAAAAGTATCATATCCCTTTTTATCATATATTTTTTTAGCAGAAAAGACTTATTTAAAAGAAAAAAAACTTCCTCTTTCAAAGAGTGTAATTTTAGAAAACAAGTATAGTCCAATTCATCATTTTACAAAAAAAAAGAAAGAGGAATTTAATACAATATCTTTTGTTTTTTGCGGGAGTCTAACAAAAATATTCGGCGTAGTAGAAGTTATAAAATGGTTTTCTGGTTTAAGTAGTTGCAATTCTATATTAAATTATAAACTTACCATAATTGGTAAAGCATATGAAAGTGATGTCATTCAAGCTTTAGATAAGTTTGCTCAAAACAATAAACTTGTACAGTGTATTGGGGTGAAAGAATTTGTTCCGCATGAAGATATTATTAGAGAAATGTTCTCGTGTGATTTTGTATTATTACCCTACCCCGAAAACCAATGCACCACAAATTGCATTCCTACAAAGTTGTATGAATGCCTTGCTTTAGGAGTCCCTATGATTACACAAGAAAATTTATTATGGAAAAAAGTATGTAAAGAATCTAATGGGAGTTTGTTTATTGACTTTAAACAACCTATTGAGATTAAGTCATTTGAGCAAAAAATTAAATCTTTTACGCCTTATCCAAATGGTATAGATCAAAAAGCATTTTGGTATAGTGAAGAAAAAAAATTGTTGAATATCATTGAAACCTTATAA
- a CDS encoding septal ring lytic transglycosylase RlpA family protein, with amino-acid sequence MGKASYYPDDRNGSITEGGYKYDMTAMTGSHKYFPFGSIISVRNVNNGKTIQVKIIDRPYTNKRILDVTYAAAQKLDIIGRGPVTVEVILLDTPQTLRRKRQEALAQKEEEEHLDTLSIVVDPLKFLKTGTYTSDGELADVEGYGIQFSMSNDIEVTLQEVSKLENNYLLSEVFVQTGWSNSKRIYRLIIGEFSSNDEAQPLLKLLKSGGFDDCFIKKHLKNI; translated from the coding sequence ATGGGTAAGGCATCCTACTACCCAGACGATCGAAATGGATCTATTACAGAAGGAGGGTATAAGTACGACATGACTGCCATGACTGGCTCTCATAAGTATTTCCCTTTTGGAAGTATTATTAGTGTTAGGAACGTGAATAATGGAAAAACGATTCAAGTAAAAATTATTGACAGACCTTATACAAATAAGAGAATTTTGGACGTAACCTATGCTGCAGCTCAGAAACTGGATATTATTGGAAGAGGACCAGTAACTGTTGAAGTGATTTTACTTGATACTCCTCAAACTTTAAGGAGAAAGAGACAAGAAGCACTTGCTCAAAAAGAAGAGGAAGAACATCTAGATACTTTATCTATAGTTGTTGATCCATTGAAATTTCTAAAAACAGGTACTTATACTTCTGATGGTGAATTAGCTGATGTTGAAGGTTATGGGATTCAGTTTAGTATGTCTAACGATATAGAAGTAACCCTTCAAGAAGTTTCTAAGCTAGAAAATAATTATTTATTAAGTGAAGTGTTTGTACAAACAGGTTGGTCGAATAGCAAAAGAATTTACCGTTTAATTATTGGTGAATTTAGCTCTAATGATGAAGCACAACCTTTACTTAAATTACTAAAAAGTGGCGGTTTTGATGATTGTTTTATCAAAAAGCATTTAAAGAATATTTAA
- a CDS encoding metal-dependent transcriptional regulator, giving the protein MFSNSEENYLKTIYHLSGATDPVSTNAIADALHTKPASVTDMIKKLNTKEVINYQKYKGTTLTEKGKKAALRIIRKHRLWEVFLLEKLEFNWDEVHEVAEQLEHIQSQRMIERLDHFLGYPKHDPHGDPIPDENGNFSTLEATKLSELNINEKGTVVAVKDESSSLLQYLDKVGIGIGSEIQVLDKIEFDKSLEIKINAREKKIISALVSQNILIKL; this is encoded by the coding sequence ATGTTTAGTAATTCAGAAGAAAATTATTTAAAAACGATATATCATCTATCTGGTGCTACAGATCCGGTTAGTACAAATGCAATTGCAGATGCACTTCATACAAAACCTGCCTCTGTTACTGATATGATTAAAAAACTTAATACAAAAGAAGTTATTAATTATCAGAAATATAAAGGAACAACGTTAACTGAGAAGGGCAAAAAGGCTGCTTTACGCATAATTAGAAAACATAGATTATGGGAAGTATTTTTACTTGAAAAGTTAGAGTTTAACTGGGATGAAGTACATGAAGTTGCTGAACAATTAGAACATATACAATCACAAAGAATGATTGAACGTTTGGACCATTTTCTTGGTTACCCGAAGCATGACCCACATGGTGATCCGATCCCTGATGAAAACGGTAATTTTAGTACTTTAGAAGCTACCAAGTTAAGTGAACTAAATATTAATGAAAAAGGTACCGTTGTAGCTGTAAAAGATGAAAGCAGTAGTTTATTGCAATATTTAGACAAAGTAGGGATCGGTATTGGCTCAGAAATTCAAGTTCTTGATAAAATTGAATTCGATAAATCTTTGGAAATAAAGATAAATGCTAGGGAAAAGAAAATAATTTCAGCTTTAGTGTCTCAAAATATTTTAATAAAGCTGTAA
- a CDS encoding DUF481 domain-containing protein, whose product MQKNNLPYFLYSLLLFLLSTQLNYAQSNLDTLTFDNGNVIIGEIKSFSRGLFTIETDYSDSDFQAKWKQVDKINSSTYFLVTSKEGRHYFGKLKDYTEDSVLVYGSFIEKVISYDDLVFMHEQGRSFTKKVYGSFDLGYSYTKANNLQQLSSSTSLKYINQYYESDLKVNNLFSKQDSAADIQRNEASLNFIYLFDKNYYALVNNDFLTNTEQSIDLRYTLQTGVGKFFIHTNKLNLGVSLGINYLNEKFMNINDRQESMETFWEVDLDIFDLGNLELDVSLITYKSLNFSKRWREDVDASLKYNLPFNFYIKLGYSMDYDNQPAEPGKNLDFIFTTSFGWDNL is encoded by the coding sequence ATGCAAAAAAATAATTTACCATATTTTCTTTATTCATTATTACTATTCTTATTGAGTACGCAACTTAACTATGCGCAATCGAATTTAGATACCTTAACTTTCGATAACGGTAATGTAATTATTGGAGAAATAAAATCTTTTTCAAGAGGTTTATTTACTATCGAAACAGATTATAGTGATTCCGATTTTCAGGCAAAATGGAAGCAAGTTGATAAAATAAATTCTAGTACTTACTTTTTAGTGACAAGTAAAGAGGGAAGGCATTATTTTGGGAAATTGAAAGATTACACTGAAGATAGTGTTCTAGTATATGGTTCATTTATTGAGAAAGTAATTAGTTATGATGATCTAGTTTTTATGCATGAACAGGGACGGAGCTTTACTAAAAAGGTGTATGGGAGTTTTGATTTAGGTTATAGCTACACAAAGGCCAATAACCTGCAACAATTATCATCTTCCACTAGCCTGAAATACATCAATCAATATTATGAGTCTGATTTAAAAGTCAATAATTTATTTTCTAAACAAGATAGTGCTGCTGATATTCAAAGAAATGAAGCTTCATTGAATTTTATTTATTTGTTTGATAAAAACTATTATGCACTTGTAAATAATGATTTCTTAACCAATACCGAACAATCCATAGATCTTAGATATACTTTACAAACAGGTGTAGGAAAGTTCTTTATTCATACAAATAAATTGAATTTGGGTGTTTCTTTGGGTATAAACTACTTGAATGAAAAATTTATGAACATCAACGATAGACAAGAGTCTATGGAGACTTTTTGGGAAGTTGATTTAGATATTTTTGATTTAGGAAATTTAGAATTAGATGTGTCATTGATAACATATAAAAGTCTAAATTTTTCAAAACGTTGGAGAGAAGATGTTGATGCGAGTTTAAAATACAACCTGCCATTTAATTTTTATATAAAATTAGGGTATAGTATGGATTATGATAATCAACCAGCAGAGCCAGGTAAGAATCTGGACTTTATTTTTACAACAAGTTTTGGGTGGGATAATTTATAA
- a CDS encoding 16S rRNA (uracil(1498)-N(3))-methyltransferase yields MRLFYHPNIDPNSQEVVLQAEDSKHIVRVLRMKQGDELQLMDGKGFRYTCNIKDANQKKCLVTINNVEELPQVAANVHIGIAPTKNMDRIEFFLEKAIEIGVASITFFYSTHSERKNLKLERLERIAVSAMKQSRKYWLPQLSLAKNLDEVFSSSIKNKYIAYVPTSATENLFQKLTANEDTLVLVGPEGGFSEEEAEKAKENGFNWVSLGTERLRTETAGIVAVQMMNMSYLK; encoded by the coding sequence ATGAGACTTTTTTATCATCCTAATATAGATCCTAACAGTCAAGAAGTTGTTTTACAAGCTGAAGACTCCAAACATATTGTCCGAGTTCTTAGAATGAAGCAAGGTGATGAGCTTCAGTTAATGGATGGTAAAGGTTTTCGATATACTTGTAACATTAAAGACGCTAACCAAAAAAAATGTCTTGTAACTATAAATAATGTAGAGGAATTACCTCAAGTTGCTGCAAATGTACATATAGGTATTGCTCCTACTAAGAACATGGACAGAATTGAGTTTTTCTTAGAAAAAGCGATAGAGATTGGTGTTGCATCAATTACTTTCTTCTATTCTACACATTCTGAAAGAAAAAACTTAAAGTTAGAAAGGTTAGAGCGTATAGCAGTAAGTGCTATGAAACAGTCTAGAAAATATTGGCTACCTCAATTATCACTTGCTAAAAATTTAGATGAGGTATTTTCATCATCTATAAAAAATAAATATATCGCTTACGTTCCTACTTCAGCAACTGAAAACTTATTTCAGAAATTAACCGCTAATGAAGATACATTAGTATTGGTTGGACCTGAAGGTGGTTTTAGTGAAGAAGAAGCTGAAAAAGCCAAAGAAAATGGTTTTAACTGGGTTAGTTTAGGAACAGAAAGATTAAGAACTGAGACAGCGGGAATTGTAGCTGTGCAAATGATGAATATGTCTTATTTGAAATAA
- a CDS encoding M42 family metallopeptidase: MSLEKIDLPLLKVISETAGAPGFEKKVRHLLIDTLKDVVDEFYVDNMGNLITIKKSNTSDAKKFMLAAHMDEIGFMVKHIDDNGYIRFQTLGGFDPKTLTSLRVKVHGKKDLLGVMGCKPIHSMSAAERSKVVTNEEYFIDCGLSKEEVEKHVKIGDSITRWQELDLVGDLINGKSLDDRVCVYALVEIMKTLKDKDIPVDVYGVFTVQEEVGLRGAQVAAHGVSPDYGIALDVTVANDIPGLAPQDYVTSMGKGASVKHFDGGTICDRRMVAHLESVAERNEITSQPEVLPFGGTDTANIQRMPKNGSIAGAISIPMRYLHQTTEMAHPVDVVAMIDLVVNSILEVEKGDWSY; this comes from the coding sequence ATGAGTTTAGAAAAAATTGACTTACCTCTACTAAAAGTTATTAGTGAAACTGCTGGTGCACCAGGTTTTGAAAAAAAAGTCAGACATTTATTAATTGACACTTTAAAGGATGTTGTTGATGAATTCTATGTCGACAACATGGGTAATTTAATAACAATCAAAAAATCTAATACATCTGATGCAAAAAAGTTTATGCTTGCTGCGCACATGGATGAAATTGGATTTATGGTAAAACATATTGATGACAACGGATATATTAGATTTCAGACGTTAGGTGGATTCGACCCTAAAACTCTTACATCATTACGTGTAAAGGTGCATGGAAAAAAAGATTTGCTTGGTGTTATGGGATGCAAACCTATACACTCAATGTCTGCTGCAGAGAGAAGTAAAGTTGTGACTAATGAAGAATACTTTATTGACTGTGGGTTATCTAAAGAAGAAGTTGAAAAACATGTAAAAATAGGTGATTCAATTACTAGATGGCAAGAGCTTGACTTGGTTGGTGATTTGATTAATGGCAAATCACTTGATGATAGAGTGTGTGTCTACGCTTTAGTAGAAATCATGAAAACACTTAAAGATAAAGATATCCCTGTTGATGTTTACGGTGTTTTTACCGTTCAAGAAGAAGTAGGTTTAAGAGGTGCACAAGTTGCTGCTCATGGTGTATCTCCTGATTATGGAATTGCACTTGATGTAACTGTCGCAAACGATATCCCTGGTCTAGCACCGCAAGATTATGTTACTTCTATGGGTAAAGGTGCTTCTGTTAAACATTTTGATGGCGGCACTATTTGTGATAGAAGAATGGTTGCCCATTTAGAGAGTGTTGCTGAAAGAAATGAAATTACTTCTCAGCCAGAAGTCCTTCCTTTTGGTGGAACAGACACTGCTAACATTCAGAGAATGCCAAAAAACGGTTCTATTGCAGGAGCTATTAGTATTCCTATGCGTTATTTACATCAGACTACTGAAATGGCTCACCCGGTTGATGTAGTTGCAATGATAGATTTAGTTGTAAATTCAATTCTTGAAGTTGAAAAAGGAGACTGGAGTTATTAA